CTTCGTCGCCGGAGATCTCCCCGTCGATGACGATGCTCGAGCCAATGACCGTATTCGCCATGAGTGTTGCACCCCTCCGAAGGGTTGTGCTGCGTCCCGCGACGGGACGCTAGATGTCGTCCGGCAGCTTCACTTCCATCTCGATGGAGCCATTGAACACCGCCCCATCCTCGATGACGATGCGCGGCGCCTTGATGTCGCCGGCCACCTTCGCCGAGGTGTTGATGGACACCCGCGTCGAGGCGTCGATGTTGCCGCTTGCCTCGCCGTTGATGGTCAGCTCCTCGGCGCGGATGTCCGCCTGAACCTTGCCGGTTCCCTCGATGGTCAGGTGGTTCTTCAGGGCGATCTGCCCCTCCACCCGCCCCTCGATGACGAGATCGCCGCCGCCGGTGAGGCTGCCCTTGATGACGATGCCCTTGCCGATGATGCCCGTTTCGCCCTGTGCCATGCGGTGGTGACCCTCGGGAGCGCCATTCGCGTAGAAGACGGCCGTCATTATGTCAGAGATGGGCGGAGATCCAGCCGGAGATATCCCGGAACACCTCTTCGCGCCCCAGCTCGTTGAGCGGCTCGTGCAACATGCCGGGATACTCCTTGAACTTCTTGTCGGACGCGCCCACCGCCTCGAAGAAGCCGCGGGCCCCCGCCGGGGCCGCCACGCCGTCGTTGGATCCGCAGAAGATGAAAATGGGTGCTGTCACGCGATTGGCCTGGGCCTGGGCCTCGGTCTGGGCCTTGCTGGACTCGACGAACCAGCGCGGGGTGACGGTGTCGATGTAGAGGGGGTCCTCGCGCGTCATGCGCACCACCTCCGGGTCCCGGCTGAGGTCCTCCGGCTTGAGCCCGCTCTTGATGCGCAGCGCGGGCACCACCCAGTTGCCCACGTGCGCCCCGGCCCGCTTGGCCACGGGGGCCTCCAGCGCCAGCTTGAAGTAGGGGGCTGACAGCACCGCGCCCGCCACGCCCCCGGCGCCCTGCTCCAGGAAGTGGGCCACCATCAGCCCGCCGTGGCTGTGGCCGAGCAGGAAGCGCTTCTGGGTCCCCGCCGCCTTGCCCACCCGCTCCCAGGCCAGGGCCAGGTCATCCAGGTACTCCGGCCACCGCACACAGTGGCCCCGGCGCCCCTCGGCGCGGCCATGGCCGCGGTAGTCGAAGCCGTGCACGGCGAAGCCGCTGGCCACCAGCGCGTCCGTGACGAAGCGGTAGCGCTGCATGTGGTCGCCGTAGCCGTGCACCAGCAGCACGTGCGCGCGGGGGGCGTCCTCCGGGACATCCAGCGTCCAGAGCAACCGGAGCTGGTCCTTCGCGCTGAAGAAGCCCTCGTCGTGGCGTGCCATCGGGCCCGGAACTTAGCGGCCCGGCGGCTCCGTGGACAGTATCTTCAGCTTCCGCTCCAGCCCCTGACGCTGCGCCGGCAGCTCGGCGGCCTCGGGGTCCAGCGTCAGTACCTCCAGGGCGCGGCGCCAGGCCTCCGCCGCGTCCGTGGGCCGGGAGGCCGCCCGGTACGCATCCCCCAGGTGCTCGAGGATGACGGGCTCCTCGGGCTCCAGCTGGGTGGCGCGCTCCAGGGTCTCCACCGCGCGCTGGTACTCCTTGCGCCGGAAGTAGACCCACCCGAGCGAGTCGAGGAAGGCCCCGGTGTCCGGGCGCAGCGCCAGCGCGCGCAGCACCAGCCGCTCCGCCTCCTGGACGTCGTGCCCATGCAGCACCAGCATGTAGCCCAGGAAGTTCAGCGCCGAGGCGTTGTCCGGGTTGATGCGCAGCACGGCCCGCATCTGCGCGAGTGCCCCCTCCACCTGGCCCTGCTGCTCATAGGCCCCCCCCAGCGCGTACAGGAGCGCCTCGTCCCGGGGGCGCTGGGCGAGCGCCTCGCGCAGCACCGCCACCCCCTCGGCCGGGCGCCCCTGGCGCTGCCGGGTGGCGGCGAGCGCCTCGTACAGCTCGGCGGAGGGGGTGCGCGCCAGGGCCTCCTTCAGCAGGGCCTCGGCCTGCGCGGGCGCCCCGCCCCGCTCCACCGCCCGGGCATACTGCACCCAGAGGGCCGCGTCCTCCGGGCCGTCCTTCAGGGCCTGCTGGTAGAGCGCCAGCGCCTGGGCATGCGCCCCCACCCGGGAGAGGCACCCCGCGCGGCGCATGCGCACCTCCTCGAAGAGCTCGGAAGTCTCCGGCACCTCGCCATAGGCCGCCGCGGCCTCGGCGTAGCGGCGCCGGCGCTCGTGGACGAGCCCCGCATAATAGGAGATGCGCGGCTCCAGGGATGTGCCCCGGCGGGCCGTGTCCAGCACCTCCGCCGCGGCGGCCGTCTCGCGCGAGGCGAGGAAGGCGAACGCCACCCGCACCGTCAGCTCCGGATCGTCCGACAGGGACAGCAGCCGGTCGAAGTACGCCCGGGCCCGGGTGGCCGAGCCCTGCTTGAGGGCCACCCGCCCCGCCGACAGCAGCACCTCCCGGTTGTCCGCATCCTGTTCGAGGGAGCGGGAGAATGCCTCCTCGGCACTCGCGAGCTGCCCCGCGGCCTCGTACAGCCGGGCCAGCGCCACCCAGGCCTCCCCATCGCCCGGGTCCCTCTCGGTAGCGCGCACCAGCAGGCGCTCCGCCCGGGAGCGGTCGCCCCGCTCGGCCAGGGCGAGCCCCAGGCGGCGGTAGCCCGAGGCCTCCCCGGGCAGCGCCGTGGCCAGCGCCTCCACCACCTTCACCGCCTCGTCCGGCTCGCGCGTCTCCAGGTACGCCTGGGCCAGCGCCCAGTAGGCCTCGGGCTCCCGGGGCCGCAGCCCCACCGCGCGGCGCAGGTGCATCCGCGCGCGCGTGTAGCGCTTGCCCTCCAGGAGGATGCGCCCGAGCAACACGTGCGCCGGGTAGTACCGGGGCGAGCGCTCCACCGCCCGGCGCAGCTCGCGCTCGGCCTTGGCCAGCTCACCCAGCCGGGCGTACTCCTCGCCCAGTTGGGTGAGGAGGTAGGGATTGCCCTCGTCCGTGGCCAGCGCCAGCCGCAGCTCATCCACCGCGGCCCCGTGCGCCCCGGAGTGGTGCAGGCGCCGGGACTGGAGAAAGTGCGCGTAGCTGGCCGGGGAGGCATACCGCTCCTGCCCCTCCCGGGCGTTGATGGCCTCGCGC
This genomic interval from Stigmatella aurantiaca contains the following:
- the bacN gene encoding bactofilin BacN, with amino-acid sequence MAQGETGIIGKGIVIKGSLTGGGDLVIEGRVEGQIALKNHLTIEGTGKVQADIRAEELTINGEASGNIDASTRVSINTSAKVAGDIKAPRIVIEDGAVFNGSIEMEVKLPDDI
- a CDS encoding alpha/beta hydrolase codes for the protein MARHDEGFFSAKDQLRLLWTLDVPEDAPRAHVLLVHGYGDHMQRYRFVTDALVASGFAVHGFDYRGHGRAEGRRGHCVRWPEYLDDLALAWERVGKAAGTQKRFLLGHSHGGLMVAHFLEQGAGGVAGAVLSAPYFKLALEAPVAKRAGAHVGNWVVPALRIKSGLKPEDLSRDPEVVRMTREDPLYIDTVTPRWFVESSKAQTEAQAQANRVTAPIFIFCGSNDGVAAPAGARGFFEAVGASDKKFKEYPGMLHEPLNELGREEVFRDISGWISAHL
- a CDS encoding tetratricopeptide repeat protein; this translates as MRPLRLHRAVPLWVLVGLSMSASAAPGRRPSVDREAMREAINAREGQERYASPASYAHFLQSRRLHHSGAHGAAVDELRLALATDEGNPYLLTQLGEEYARLGELAKAERELRRAVERSPRYYPAHVLLGRILLEGKRYTRARMHLRRAVGLRPREPEAYWALAQAYLETREPDEAVKVVEALATALPGEASGYRRLGLALAERGDRSRAERLLVRATERDPGDGEAWVALARLYEAAGQLASAEEAFSRSLEQDADNREVLLSAGRVALKQGSATRARAYFDRLLSLSDDPELTVRVAFAFLASRETAAAAEVLDTARRGTSLEPRISYYAGLVHERRRRYAEAAAAYGEVPETSELFEEVRMRRAGCLSRVGAHAQALALYQQALKDGPEDAALWVQYARAVERGGAPAQAEALLKEALARTPSAELYEALAATRQRQGRPAEGVAVLREALAQRPRDEALLYALGGAYEQQGQVEGALAQMRAVLRINPDNASALNFLGYMLVLHGHDVQEAERLVLRALALRPDTGAFLDSLGWVYFRRKEYQRAVETLERATQLEPEEPVILEHLGDAYRAASRPTDAAEAWRRALEVLTLDPEAAELPAQRQGLERKLKILSTEPPGR